The following nucleotide sequence is from Micromonospora sp. WMMD1120.
GAACGGGATCACGCCGAGCCGGATGAAGTCGTGCCGGCCCATGCTGGTGGCGATGAACTCGATCGCGCAGCAGGCGAGGCCGAAGTTGAACACCCAGAGCGAGTAGCGGCGTCCCCAGTTCAACACGAACCGGATCGGCTCACCGAGCACCGCCGGTAGCTGCACGGACGCCCCCTCTCTCCTCCACCGACAGTGAATCACAGTCGGATGTCGCGGACCGGACAGGCCGACACCGCGCTCCGCTGCAACCCCGAGGCCCGCTCAGGACTTTTAACGGGGTACGGCGCGCCGAGCAGGGGCGCCGCCAACGGGGACCACGGGAGGACTCTTGATGAACACTCGTTCCAGACTGCGCGCCGGTGTGCTGCTGGGCTCGGCGCTGGCCCTGGTGGCAGCGCTGCCGGGCACCACCGCGCTGGCGTCGACCGGGACGCCGGCCGCCATCTCGACGGGCCGGCTGCTCCTGGAGCCGACCGCCGACGGTTACCGGGGCACACTGCCAGTGACCATCACCAACCGCAGTCGGGCCGCCGACTACTACAGCATCCAGGTCACCGAGCCGGTCTCCGGCTCGTTCGACGGGTTGGCGCCCAGCACCGCCTGCGTCCAGGCCGGACGGGTGGAGAACCGGCGGGTCCTCGCGTGCTCGGTGCCGGGGCCGGACCTGGAGCCGGGTGAGCGACGCAGCTTCGACGTCGCCTTCGAGGTGCTGACCGCGCCCCGCCCGTACGCGATGAGCGCCACCGGTGGTCGGGTCGAGGTCGTGCCCGGGCACACCCAGCAGGTGGCCGCCGGTAAGGACTTCACCACACTGTTCCGGGCCACCACCGGATCGCTGCGCAACCCGCGACCGTACGTGCAGGACACCGTGGCGAATGCCGCGCTGGGCGCCGGGACCGGCGCGCTCACCCTGACCCGGCAGGCGGACGGGACGTACGCGGGCCGACTGTCGGTGACCGTGCGCTATGCGGGCGACGCCCCGCACGACTACCTGTGGGTCGAGGCGACACTGCCCGCCGGGGTGGAGATCGCCGGCACCGATCCGCAGGACTCCCCGAGCTTCGGCGGGTTCTTCGAGGTCCCCGGTGGGCGGATGGCACCCGGCGAGGAACGCACGTTCGCGGTGCTGTTCCGGGCGTCGTCGGACGTCGTCGTCGGTGACCTCGGGATTGTCGAGATGGCCCTGAACACCCAGTACGGCGCGGGCGTGGTGGCCGACGGCGCTCCGGCCGACAACAGCGTCCAGGTCACGCTGAGCGCCTCCGGCGACAGCTGACCCGGACCGTGCGTCGCCGGCCGGCACGGGGGTCTGGCCGGCGACGCACGCGGGGCGCTGCCCCGATCGGAGATGTGACTGTTGGCGGACGGCCAGCACGGCACCGGTGCCGGTGACCGTTGAGTCCGCAACCCCCTGGCCGACCGGTGAGCGTGACGACCGCCTCGGGCCATCCGACGGCGAACGGGGAGGGGCAGCAACAGTGATGACGGGAGCCCGTGCCAACGAGCCGCCGGGGGCGACTGCCGCGGTCGACCGGGAGCGCGCCACGCCGGTGAGCTTCGACGACTTCTACCACGCGCACTACCGCAACGTGACCACCCAGCTCGGCGCGTACGTGGGCGACCTCTCGCAGGCCCAGGACCTCGCGCAGGAGGCGTTCTGCCGCGCGCTGGCCCGGTGGGACCGGCTGGCCCGGTACGACGACCCGGTCGCCTGGGTCCGTCAGGTCGCCTGGAACCTCGCCCGCAGCCGCTGGCGGAGGCTCCGGACCGCGCGCAACCACCTGCTGCGGCAGCGGCGGACGGAGGCCGCGATGGCGGGTCCGACACCCGATCGGGTGGCGATCGACGCCGCGCTGGCCCAACTGCCCGCCAACCACCGACGGGCCGTCATCCTGCACTACCTCGCCGACCTGCCGGTCACCGAGATCGCGAGCCAGGAGGGGGTGGCCGAGGGCACCGTCAAGTCCTGGCTGCACCGGGGCCGGTCGGCGCTGGCGGGGTTGCTCGACGAGAGCGCGGAAGGAGAGGGCAATGTCTGACGTCGACCCGCGGCTACGGGATCGGTTCGCCGCGTACCGCGCCGAGACGGTCACCCGGATCGCCAGCCCGGGTCCGGAGCAGGCCCGGCGTACCCTCCGCCTGCGCCGCCGACGGACGGCCGTGGCGGTGGCGGTGACCGCTGTCGCGCTGGCGGTCGCGCCGATCGTGGCCCATGGCGCGCTCCGCGACGACGGGTCGCTGCCGACGCCGGCGGAGACCGGCGCGCCGACCGGCACGCCGTCGACGACCACGCCCGCTCCGACACCGTCCAGCCCGCCCACGCCGGACGTCACCACCAGCACCAGCCCGGCCGCGCCGGACGGCCGGATCAGTCGGGCGCAGTTGCTGGCCGCCCGCGTGGACCTGCCGGCGTGGCCCGCGGGCAGCCCGAAGACCTGCCTCACCTCAGACGTACGGCTGCAGCCCTCGTCGCGCACCGACTACGTATCCGTGCTGACCGATGTGGAGCTGCGCTACACCGACCTGGACGACGACGGCGCCACAGAGACGGTCGCACTGGTCGCCTGCCGGTTCGGCGAGGCGTCGGCGAAGCAACTCGTCGCGTTCGACCGGGACCGGCAGGGTCGGATCGTCACCATGGCGCGCGTCGTCGGCACCGGGGAAGGGCTCGACGACATCACCGATGCCGCCGTCACGGCGGAGGGCGAGGTGCGGGCGCAGGTCGCGGACATCCAGCCCTGCTGCTCCATGCGGAGCTACTGGGCCCAGCAACAGTGGCGGACGTACCGCTGGACGGGTGACGGTTTCACCCAGAGCGACGGGCCGAGGTCTTTCGGCACCGACCCCCGGTTGACCGACCTGGTGCTGACCGGCGGCGACCTCGTACTCGGGCCGGCGGACGCCGGCGGGAAGCGTCCGGGCACCCTGACCCTGACCGTGACGAACAGGGGACCGGTGGACGTCGCGAAGGTCGGCTTCGCGGAATTGAGTTTCGTCGGCGCGCTGACGAAGGCCGACTCGTCGATCTGCAGGCCGTGGCAGGAGGCTGACGAGTCGGGGACCAGCTGCCGCACCGCCGGCCTGCGGTCCGGAGAGCGCCGGACGTACACGTTCCACCTGCTCGTCGATCCGGCGGAGCTGGACCAGCCCAGCGTCAGGGCGGTGCACTTCGACGACCAGGACCGGCACTGGCAGGACCTGACCTACCGGGACAACAGGGTGGATGTGCGGGTCGTTTCCTGACCCCGCCGATCGGGCCCGGCCGGAACACCCGGCCGGGCCCCGTGCCGCCCGGTCAGCCGGCGGACCAGGCCGGGCGCTGGAGCAGGCTGACGAACTCGACGAGCAGCCGTTCGCGCAGCGCCGGTGGCGCGGTGTCGAGCAGGGTGTTGATCAGCGCCATCCGCTCCGGCAGCGGCCCCGCGCCCGACCCCGGCTCGCCGCTTAGGCCCAGCCCGCCGGCCAGGCCGGCGACGAATTCCGGTGTCAACGCCTCCGGGGTCAGGGCGCCGAGCACCGACGCCAGCTCGGCGGGCAGCCGCACCGGACCGGCGGACCGGGCGGCGGCCACCGCCGCGGCCAGGTCCGGCCCGAACTCGCCGACCCGGGGCGCGACCGCCGCGGTCACCGTGAGGTGCACGCTGACGGGCAGACCGGCGTACGACAGCTGGGGCTGGGTGTGCCAGCCACGCGCGGTCAGCTCGTCGACCAGCACGAACAGGTCCGGCCCGCCGTCGGTCGCGGTGAAGCAGACCACTGTGGACTCCGGCTCGGCCAGCAGCCGCAACCCGTCGACGGCGCGGACCGCGTCGGCCAGACCGGCGACGGCGTCCCGGGTGGCGGCGGCCAATCGCAGGTAGCCGTCGTCGCCGAGGTGGCGCAGTGTGGCGTACGCGGCGGCGATCGGCCCACCCGAGCGGGTC
It contains:
- a CDS encoding sigma-70 family RNA polymerase sigma factor, producing the protein MTGARANEPPGATAAVDRERATPVSFDDFYHAHYRNVTTQLGAYVGDLSQAQDLAQEAFCRALARWDRLARYDDPVAWVRQVAWNLARSRWRRLRTARNHLLRQRRTEAAMAGPTPDRVAIDAALAQLPANHRRAVILHYLADLPVTEIASQEGVAEGTVKSWLHRGRSALAGLLDESAEGEGNV